Below is a genomic region from Xiphophorus hellerii strain 12219 chromosome 1, Xiphophorus_hellerii-4.1, whole genome shotgun sequence.
TGGAGAGTACATGTGTGCGGCTACCAACAGGATCGGGTATATTGAGCACACAATAACAGTCAGGGTCAGAGGTGagactttcaaaaacaaactgtttttatttggagCACATTTTTGCACAAGCTAATGTGCTCTGTGTTGAACAGCGGCTCCATTCTGGTTGGAAAGGCCTACAAATTTGATCTTGGCTCCTGAGGAAAACGGACAGCTGGTGTGCCGCTCTGATGGGGCCCCTCGACCGACAATAAGCTGGTCCATAAACGGGGAACCAATTGAGAgtaggtttttgttttaggaTGTGTTTAGCATCCTCCAAATCTATTGTCAACCTGGTAGAGATTTGTAAAGTAGTTTTAGATACATTCATTATCTAGTGTAGTAATCAGCAAtctcaaaaaaatatatgctttaGAGCAATCCAACTTTGTCTAGgaacttttaatgaggaattTATTTCTTACTGTTACCCTAGAGTATTAATATGATGTAGCACAAAGTCCCATTTCTCTTAGCTATTCATACaaatggaaaagacaagaaGAGATGAACGAAAGACATAAAATGTTGACCTTACCAGATAGGAAAAGGGCAGCAAGAAAATAGTTACCTAAACTTGTCTAGACACACATGCAGCTCTGGTAAAAATGAAGAGTCCACTGCACTggaccccattgaaaacctcctggttattccaccaaatattgatttctgaactcttcctgagttaaaacattagtattgttgtttctaaatgaatatgaacttgttttctttgcattatatGAGGCctgaaagcgctgcatcttttttgtgattttgaccatttctcattttctgaaaataaataatacatttttgcttggaatttcaaagacatgttgtcagtagtttatAGAATacaaagaacaatgttcattttactcaaacatatacctataaaaagtcaaaacgaagaaactgatcattttaccTTACCAGGTAAGTGACAAAAATATCTCTGCTAGAACTCAGGTTTAGCTTGCTACCACTCACTGTGAAGAGGATAAGAGAGGCAATTAAATATGTAAGGttcacatttaaagaactgcagTAAAAAGCAGCATCTTGAGTTCAGCAGATTAACATAATTACTCAATCCAAAGTAGAAGAAAACTAGTTGCTGCAGAGGCAACTAGCCTGTTGTTCTACTATTATgattttaagtaaacaatttgTTAAATGTTTCCAGGTTTTTAGCCAGAATGTCATGATTTGCACAGATGAGGTCAGTTATGCTGAAGCATGTGTGTTACTGTTGGCCTCTTTCGGAATACAAGatggtttttcttttagcaGGATGATCAtctaaaatacatgaaaaggTCACCATATCCAAATCAACCTTCTCCCATGATCATCTCATGATTacattttgtagaaaacatCTTTGGCAGGAACTAAAGAGAGCACCTTggatttttgaagatttttttttattttttaatgcaacaaaatatacattttaattaggTTTTTTAATTGCTCTTTATTAGGTTTGTCAAATGGTGGGGAGCACAgaatgaacttttaaaaatgaatctaaaTGTTAATTCTTGCCCACTCTTTTCTTCATCCACATGTAATTTGTCTTTCAGCGTCTACACCACAGTCTAACAGGCAGGTGTCTGGAGAAACGATAACCTTTCGCAGTGTGTCCACAGAAAACACTGCTGTCTATCAGTGCAATGCCTCCAATGAGCATGGGTACCTATTGGCCAATGCATTTGTCAATGTGCTACGTAAGTTTTGTTACTTAGAGAATACTCAGTTATTTTTCAGTTAGCACTAAGCTATAAATTGTGgatcatttttacaaacaatCATGAACAATCCAAAAGacattgaaatataaatatccaTTAGATGTTTTCCTAACGCTCTTCTATGTTGATAGTCAGATAACATTGGACTCTACAACATCTTGTGTATATTACTTAAAAACTTAAAGGCTATTTTAGGTCAGTCAGCTGTTTCCACTATTGAGTCAAAAGgtgtgctttaaaaatgtaacttttttaaacatttgtgtcCTGTGAACATTTAGCCTGAAGGTTGGTTAGTTTATTTGACCAACTCTAGTAACCTTTTATCTATAAATACAGTCAACACCAATCAACAACTTTATGTAGTTACATACTGTTTAAAGAGATAAACATCTATTTTGTCAATGTCAATCTGAGTATTTTTTAGCTTcgtttatttactaaaaatagAATCTTAGATTTGAGgaacaaaactgcaacattaaaaatgtttggtttgtgaCTCAACTGGGAGTTCTCAGACTGGAAGTTCCCAGCCAGAATAGTTGTTAAAGATTAGTTGTTAAAACAACCTTGAGGGCGAAAAGTTATCTTTGCCTTGTTTAAGctaagaaaatgttaaaatatatgcaGATATTTaatctccttttaaaaaaacagaaaaacaattatgaaaGAACAGTTGTTACCGACAAGTCTGCAGGTTGTGGATCTAAAAGCACTTAATCCAGCCGCAGTATCTGCTTTGTGACTCTCCCCACAATCATCTGAATGGGGCTTTTATCCGAGTTACTTCTGTACTTTTAGTGACCAAATTTACTGACATGATCTTGTGTTTTGTCCCTCAGATGCAACGCCTCGTATTATTGGGCCCAGGAATGAGCTCATAAAGACGATAGAGGGACATCGTGCCTTTTTAGACTGTCGCTTCTTTGGCTCTCCCGTTCCTGAACTGCGATGGTAAGGCCACAGCGTACATTTTCTAAGTCTTGGGTGACATTAGGGAGCAACCTTTCAGTGTCTGTAGGTTTATGGTTTGTCTGACACAGGTCCAGATACGGACAAGGAAATCTTGAGGGAAATCGTTTCAGGATCCATAGGAACGGGACTCTGGAGATCAAACGCATCCAGATAGAAGACCAGGGTACCTATCTGTGTGTGATCAGCAACATTGCAGGgagagatgagaatcaagtCCGAGTAGAGGTCAAAGGTAAAGATGACACAGAAAACGTTTGTCaccaggaggctctactaacgGTCTGACAATTTGTTATAATTTTTAGAGCCCATAATAATTGTGACCAAACCACAGAGTATGAAAGTCCTGCGTGGAAGTGATGTGCGCCTGGAGTGTGGCGTAAAACCAGACACCGCTGCATCAATCACAACAGcatggatgaaaaacaaaaagcaagctGCTCTCAGTTGGAGGTCTGTGACTTTTCCTCAAGTTTAATTCATGTCTCACAACAGAATGTaagctttttatttcagtgtgatcatttgaggtttttttttttttttttttactttggtaGAGTCTCTATGGATGGATCAAATCTGGTCATTACTAATGTAAATAGAGATGATGAAGGGAATTACACATGTGTCATCCAAAATGACCTGGAACAGAAGTCTGCATCAGCACACCTAATGGTGATGGGTAGGACccagaggaagaaaaatctgttttagcAGATGAGTTGCCTGTTTgtcttaaaactgtttttatgttttgttttttgtttgtttgttgtagACCGACCAAGTCCTCCGACTGACTTGGAACTGTCAGATCCATATGAGCGCAGTGTGCGACTCAGTTGGGTTCCTGGAGACAGCAACCACAGCCCCATTACTGGTAAAAtcattaaactaaataaactcaCAGGAATacatgttttggttttgaaatgttttgaatgtGTGTTCTTCATGATAATATTaagcactatttttttttttaatttctgacagAGTATTTAGTGCAgtatgatgatgatgactgGATACCAGGAAAGTGGAAAAACCTATCAACATACCCAGGAAGTCTCAACTCTGTCATGCTGCATCtgtcacctttcacctactatgAGTTCAGGGTTATTGCTAACAATGAAATTGGATCGAGTCGTCCCAGTCGGCCATCTAAGCGCTTCCAGACCAGCGGCGCACGTGGGTGTCCTGCTGAGTGACACTGTGTGATATTTGCAATTATTAGCTTATAAACACAAGAAAtatgattgattgtttttatatataatttaagGACATAGAGAGAAGTTCACgctgacatttttaaagtcataaatgATCTTTTTCTCATGCAGTAGCATAATCTAACATGTAAAtaatagaaatttttttttttatgtttattaaatgGGGAACAATCCCAGATTAAGAAATcacttttgacaaaataatGCAATATGTAATCTCTGGAGTTTGCTTAGCAGGACTGGAACTTTTATTCTATCAGTTTTCTTAGTGACTCAGATCCAAACAAAGTAGCCTGTGTAAGTGAAATTCCCATGAAACCATTTGTATGCAACTTCCGTCAGTTCATTTAGTTTTCTATTATTAATACAGttataataataagaagaagaaaaatagaattttgtttcaaattttctTAACCTCAACTATAATGTTCTCCCTCTTTCTTCTAATTCAGTAAGTAAAGAGGGATCATGCATACAAGTGTAAAACTT
It encodes:
- the nfascb gene encoding neurofascin isoform X4, which produces MRTLVGPGLLLFLWQSVWALDVPLETRQPPTIIKQSLQEHIVDPKETMVMECEAKGNPHPIFSWRRNGKYFNVARDSQVSMRRRSGTLDIYAKHNPEQYEAEYQCIASNLYGSAYTHKIRLRLYRPPVWPREILEPVIISAGLPLVLPCDAPPGPPKPETYWMSSCSYARPFNWPVQTAFPTMQAVRQDRRVSMGVNGDLYFSNVLVNDSTTDYCCSARFPYKNMIQQKMPVVVKVLTTRTVAEAAPTWLSPKGSSSSILVLQGEELLLECIAGGMPTPRITWTKDGEDLPVTSRMKVKNFNKMIQIPKASFEDAGEYMCAATNRIGYIEHTITVRVRAAPFWLERPTNLILAPEENGQLVCRSDGAPRPTISWSINGEPIETSTPQSNRQVSGETITFRSVSTENTAVYQCNASNEHGYLLANAFVNVLHATPRIIGPRNELIKTIEGHRAFLDCRFFGSPVPELRWSRYGQGNLEGNRFRIHRNGTLEIKRIQIEDQGTYLCVISNIAGRDENQVRVEVKEPIIIVTKPQSMKVLRGSDVRLECGVKPDTAASITTAWMKNKKQAALSWRVSMDGSNLVITNVNRDDEGNYTCVIQNDLEQKSASAHLMTDQVLRLTWNCQIHMSAVCDSVGFLETATTAPLLSI